Part of the Rhodococcus sp. OK302 genome is shown below.
TGCGCGGCCAATGCAGCGACGAGAGCATGAATCTTCCTCGCCTGATCGGCATCTCGCCTGAGCATCAGCTCAGCCGCATCGTGACGAGCGAGATAGCCGGTGTCGGTCTTGCCTTCCCGGAACTCGGATTCGCACAAGATTCCGACAAGCAAATCCCGGTTGGTGGTCACGCCGTGCACGGTTGTCTCCGCCAGTGCGCGCGCCACGAGGTTGCGCGCTTCCTCGCGGTCACGCCCGTATCCGATCACCTTCGCGAGCATCGGGTCGTAGAACGTAGTGACCTCAGATCCGGATCGAAAGCCCGCATCGATTCGGAGACCGGGGAATTCGGGAAATTCCAAGGTAGTCAGCGTCCCGGAAACCGGGATGAACCCCGCAGCCACGTCTTCGGCATACAGACGAACCTCGATGGCGTGCCCACGCGGCGTCACATCGAGCATCTCTTCCGGCAACGGCGCACCGGACGCAACGAGCAACTGTCCACGAACCAGGTCGATACCGGTGACCATTTCAGTGACCGGATGCTCTACCTGCAAGCGGGTATTGACCTCGAGAAAGTAGAACGACCCGTCGGGCGCCATCACGAATTCCACTGTGCCGGCGCCTTCGTAGGCCAATGCCTTGCCGGCAGTGACCGCCGCCCGCCCAAGTTCGGCGCGCAGTTCCGCATCCACCGCAGTCGACGGCGATTCCTCGATGATCTTCTGGTACCGACGCTGGATGGAACATTCCCGCTCGCCCAGGTGCACAAGGGTTCCGTGACTGTCGCCGAAGATTTGCATCTCGATATGGCGCGGCGATTCGACAAACTTTTCGAGGAAGACCGTTCCGTTTCCGAAAGCAGACGCAGCCTCTCGTCGAGCGCTCTGCACCGCCTCGACCAGTTCTGACTCGTCAATGACCATGCGCATACCGCGTCCACCGCCACCGAAAGCTGCCTTGACCAGGACGGGGAAGCCGATACGCCGGGCAGCCTCGATGAGTGCCTGCGGGTCCGCGCTGTCGTCACTGTCGATAGTGATTCCCGGCAACACCGGAACGCCGGCGTCTTCCATGATGCGCTTGGCCTCGATCTTCGAGCCCATCGCCGCAATGGCCTCCGGACTGGGGCCGACAAAGATGATGCCGGCCGCAGCACAGGAGCGAGCGAAACCCTCATTCTCCGAAAGGAACCCGTAGCCAGGATGGATCGCGTCGGCACCGGTTCGCTCTGCCGCCGCGAGAACCAGGTCTCCGCGCAGATAGGTGTCGGCGGGGGCCGTCCCTTTCAGATGCACCGACTCGTCGGCTTCCTGAACATAGGGCGCATTCTGGTCTGCATCCGAATACAGAGCCACCGTGCCGATATTCATCTGCCGGGCGGTGCGAATGATGCGCGACGCGATCTCTCCGCGATTTGCGATCAGCAGTTTGGTGATTGTCGTCATCGAATTCTCACATCCTGAAAACGCCGTAGCCGCGACGGCCGGCGACCTGATTGGAATGGGCAGCGGACAGCGCTAACCCCAGCACCGACCGGGTATCCCGCGGATCTATGACGCCATCGTCATATACCCGCGCCGAGACGAAGAAGGGGTGCGACTCGTCCTCGATCTGCCGCTCGATCTCGGCGGTGCGCTTCGCGTCCGCCTCTACATCGAACTCACGGCCGGCCGACTCCGCCGAGGCTTTGGCAACGATCGACATGACGCCCGCCAACTGCGGCGCACCCATGACCGCGAGTTTCGCGTTGACCCAGGTGAACATGAATCGTGGATCGAATGCACGCCCGGACATTCCGTAGTTGCCCGCGCCGAAAGACCCGCCCATGTTGACAGTGATGTGAGGGACCGTGCTGTTCGTGACGGCGTTGATCATCTTGGAGCCGTCCTTGATGATGCCGCCCTGCTCATATTCCGTACCGACCATGTAGCCGGTTGTGTTCTGCAAGAAGATCAGTGGCGTGTCGGTCTGGTTGGCCAGCAGAATGAACTCGGTGGCCTTCTTGGCCTCCTCGCTGAACAGAACTCCGCGAGCGTTCGCGAGGATTCCGACGGGAAATCCATGTATGGAAGCCCACCCGGTGACGAGGCTGGTACCCCATCGAGGTTTGTACTCCGAGAACCTGGAACCGTCTGCCACCCGAGCGATGACATCGCGGGGATCGAAGGGCGTGCGCGGGTCGCCCGACGCAACGCCGAGGAGTTCAGCCGCGTCGTAGAGCGGCTGGTCGGCGGGCAAGCTCGGGCCGGGACCGAGCTTGCTCCAGTTGAGGTGCTCGAGGATGTCACGGCCGATACGGATGCAATCGGCCTCGTCCACGGCGAAGTGATCCGCCAAACCTGATATGCGCGAATGCATGTCAGCGCCACCGAGAGCTTCGTCATCGGCTTCCTCTCCGGTGGCCATCTTGACCAACGGAGGGCCGCCGAGAAAAACCTTGGCTTGTTTGTCTACGAGAACCGCGTAGTCGCACATGCCCGGCACGTACGCGCCGCCTGCCGTGGAGTTACCGAAGACCAGCGCGATCGTCGGTATACCCATCGACGACATCTCGGTGAGATCGTGAAATATCTTGCCGGCGGAGACAAACAGATCCGACTGGGTCGGCAAGTCTGCGCCACCCGATTCCACCAGGTAGACCACGGGTAGCCGGTTGGTGCGTGCAATCTCCAACGCTCGGAGGTTCTTTCGCAAGGTGTAGGGGTTCATAGTGCCGCCGCGCACCGTCGGATCGTGCGCAATGATCATGCACTCGATACCCGAAACTACGCCCACTCCGGTGACGATGGCTGCGCCGACGTTGAACTGCGTGCCCCACGCCGCCAGTGCCGACAGTTCCATGAACGGGGCGTCACGGTCGAGGAGGAGTTCGATCCGTTCCCGAGCGAGCAACCTGCCACGGTCGTGGTGACGCTGGACGTAGCGCGCTCCACCGCCCGCCGCAACCAGTTCGAGCTGCTCGTCAAGTGCCGCAACAGCGGCAAGTTGGACTACGCGATTCTCTTGATACGTCGTTGATGACGTATCAATTTCTGACTTGATTACGGGCATCCCCACGCCCTTTCGTCTCGAGGTGTCCAGCAGGGCGATGGCCAAGAACACCATTCACCCTTAGTGAATGGGGATACACTAACGGACAAGATGCGGGTTGACTAGACCTGGCGGAGGGGAAATTTCCTCGAACAATGATCCACTAAGCCCACTTTTTGGAGAGCTACCTCACAGCCACCAAAAGAAGTGAATGTCACTGGTGAATTGCGAATTACTTTTGGCGGACTCAGGACGCCTCTCGCAACGTCGACGAAACCCCGGGGTGAGCACGACCCGGACAGATGCATCGGGAGAAAGCAAAATCGACCCGCAAGTTGGGTGCATTCAGTGAAGGCACCCAACTTGCGGGTCGATGAAATTCGGAGCGGACGACCTACGTCAGCAGCTGCCGGCGGCCGCCGCACTGATTCCGCGAGTTACCTCCGCCTGCTCGTCGGCGGACATCTGGGTCCACGCCGGGTACGCCTCGATCGATGTCTGAAGTTCGGCCGCAACCGATTCGCGAGTCGTCCCGCTGGTGTCACCGGACTCTTCGAGGGTCTTCTCGTATCCGTCGATGAACACGAGGACGTCAGCGCATGTCTGAGTATAGTTACGCGAAATCGCTGCTCCGCCACCATAATTCGCGGAATCCTCGGCGGGCGCGGGAGTGCCGGGTGTGGCACTCTGCTCGGCTGCCGCAGATGACGTCACCGTTGCAATCGACGTAGGCTCACCGCCGTCGGATCCACAAGCGACCAACGCCAACAGTGAGAATGCTCCGATAATCCCGGTGATTGTCTTCTTCATCAGACCAGCATGACAGATCCGATTCGCCGCATTTTCACCCAAGCTGTACAAATTTCGATACCCTGTTACATATCATGGCCAAATGTAACGATGCGACCTCGACTGCAGCGCAAATTTCCGTCACCACTGCATCTGCGATGGAGCTGGCTCGATCGATCCGCACCGGCGCTGTCACATCGAGGCAGGTTGTGGATGCCCACATTGCCGTTCTCCGCGCAGGTCACGACCTCGGAGCCATCGTGGCCAACCGTTTCACCCAAGCGCAGGACGAGGCCGATGCAGCAGACCGCTTGATCGCTGCGAGTTCTGCCGACGACGATCTACCCCCGCTACTGGGCGTCCCCTTCACCGTGAAAGAAGCCATTCCTGTTGCCGGCATGCCGTTCACTGCCGGTATGGCGACCCGACGGGGGACCATCTCCACCACGGACGCTCGCGCCGTCGATCGACTCAAAGGCGCCGGAGCGATTGTCATGGGAGTAACGAACACGTCGGAGTTGTGCCTCGGAATCGAGAGTTACAACAGCGTGTACGGACGCACTCGCAACCCGTACGACCCACGCCGAACCGCCGGCGGGTCGTCCGGTGGAGAAGGCGCAGCAGTCGGATCGGGAGGTGCCCCCTTCGGGCTCGGCGCCGATACCGGCGGGTCGATCAGGCTGCCGGCGTTCTTCTGCGGCGTCTTCGGACACAAGCCGTCGCCGGGCCTTGTACCCAGTTCCGAGCAGATCCCCTCACTCACCGCCTACTCGGGCACCGAGGTGGACGCAATGGAATCCATCGGCACCCTCGCGCGTCGAGCCGAGGACCTAATGCCACTGCTCCGCATCCTGTCCGAAAGCGATTTACCCACAACAGAATCCGTAAACCTCGAGGGCCTTTCCGTCATCATCCCCGAAGGAACTACCTATTTCCGACCACTGTCTCCGGAGATGAAAACGGCGCAAGATGCTGCAGCGCAAGCACTCTCGGAGGCGGGCGCGAATGTGCAGCGAGTTCAACTGACAGCTCTGCGTCGCTCCGCACAGTTCTATTTGATCGCCCTCCGCGAGCATGCGGGCACGTCAGTCTCCAACCTGTTCGATTTCTTCGGGGAAGCCCCGGCACAATCCCGACGGCCGTCATGGTCCCGAACCGGCAGTCTCCAGATGACATTGACCATCATCGGCGACAAACTCCCCGGGCTGCTCCCCGCGTCGGCACGTCGTAAGATCACCGACGCCGGCGAGGCACTCGCCGCTGAAGTCCATGCAGCAATGGGCGACGGCGTGATCCTGCACCCCGCCTTCCCTCGTACAGCACCACTCCACAACGGAACTCTTGCGAGGCCTTGGCTTTTCGGAGGTGCCGCAATCTTCAATCTGCTCGGCCTGCCGGTGACGCAAGTTCCACTCGGACTGGACACACGTGGGTTGCCTCTAGGAATTCAGGTTGCCGGTGCAGCCGGAAACGATCACGTGACAATTCGCGTGGCCCTCGAACTCGAACGCGCAATGGGCGGATGGCGCCCACCCGGCCAGGCCTGAGAGTTCACCGCCGATTCAGTCGGGTTTGCCGCAAATGACATACTTGTGGTTTATCTCGGATGGAAATGGACTCTCGCACATGGCAAGCACGACAATCAGTAGGCGCAGCGTAGCTGCTGTATCGATCGGCTTCGCCGCCGCACTGGTCCTCGGAGGTTGCTCCAGTTCAGTAGCCGCCGAAATCGAAACAAACAGTGCTGGTTCAGGTATCGGTTCCGGCATCACGACAACGTCATCCCCGCAAGCAAATATCGACCTCGCCGCGACGTCGTCCGCACTGACACAGCTGGCTCAAATTCCGATCAAGGGACGTGCCCCGAAAACCGGCTACGACCGTGCACTGTTCGGCGTCGCGTGGACCGACGACGTCGACGTCGAGTTCGGCCGCAACGGCTGCGACACGCGCAATGACATCTTGCGCCGCGATCTCACCGACCTCACGTTCAAGGACGGCAACCGGTGCACGATTCAGACCGGAACATTGAATGATCCGTACACCAGCAAGACCATCGCCTTCACTCGCGGGCAGGACACGTCGTCGGCAGTCCAGATCGACCACGTCGTAGCACTGTCCGATGCTTGGCAGAAGGGCGCTCAGCAACTCGACACCCAGACCCGCACCAATTTTGCCAACGATCCGCGTAATCTCCTGGCCTCCGACGGTCCCGCCAACCAGCAGAAATCCGATTCCGACGCCGCATCGTGGTTGCCGCCCAACAAGGGCTACCGCTGCCAGTACGTCACGGCGCAGGTAGACGTGAAAGCTACTTACGGACTGTGGGTGACGCAGGCCGAGCACGACGCCATCGCGGGAGTCCTCCAGGATTGTGGTGGAACTGCACCGACCCAGCAGCCGGTCGCTACGTCGGCTCCCATCGTGACGTCCAAGCCTGTGGTCACGTCTGCTCCGGCGCCGGTGTCGGCACCGTTCAAGAACTGCGCGGCTGCCAAGGCTGCGGGCGCAGCACCGGTTCGTATCGGCGATCCGGGCTACGGCCCGCACCTCGACGGTGACGGAGACGGTGTCGCCTGCGAGAAGTAGACACCTCAGGCGGGACTGTCCTCGATCGTCCACTGCGGATGTTCCCGCCCCGGTGTCACGCTGATCGCGCGATAGGAGTAACCGTCCTGCTCCACTGATTCCCAAGTGAAGTCGACGCTCTCACCGACGATCAGCTCCCGGTAACCACCCCTGATCGTCCGGGAATGCCCCGGCTTCAACTCCGGTAACGCATCGGCCCAGATATGACTGTAGAAGGCCCAGCATCCGCCGGGAGTATCGGCGGATTCGATGACGCCCCAACCCTCTTCGCCATGCCAGATCGAGACAGTTCCAGTGCTCATCGTCCGATGCTCGCATAGTGACCAGGGATCTCACCACCAAATTCGAACCCTACCCTTACGGGAGGGTAGGGTTTGGCCGATCTCGTGAGGATGGAACTCTGATGGCCACAGGCACGCTCGACCACACCAGCGTGCTTGCCGCGCTACGTTCGCCCCGACTTCTGAAGACCGAAGTGCTGGGCGGTCTCGTCGTTGCCTTGGCGCTGATCCCCGAGGCAATCTCGTTCTCGATCATCGCCGGCGTGGATCCGCGGGTGGGATTGTTCGCGTCATTCACGATGGCGGTCACCATCGCGATCGTCGGTGGCCGCCCAGCCATGATCTCGGCAGCAACTGGCGCAGTCGCGCTGGTCGTTGCACCGTTGACCCGCGACTACGGCATCGATTACCTGATCGCCACCGTTCTACTCGCCGGTGTTCTGCAGATCGTGTTGAGTCTGCTCGGTGTGGCAAAACTGATGAGGTTCATCCCGCGGAGCGTCATGGTCGGATTCGTCAACGCACTGGCCATCATGATTTTCATAACCCAGCTCCCCCATCTGATCGACGTACCGTGGATGGTCTATCCCCTACTGGTCCTGTCACTGCTGATTCTCGTGTTACTACCGAAGTTGACGTCCGCCGTCCCGGCACCGCTCGTCGCCATCGTCTTGCTGACCGCGGCAACGATCGTGTTCGCTCTCGATGTACCCAATGTCGGTGACGAGGGCGAACTTCCGTCAAGCCTGCCGAGTTTGATGTTCCCGGACGTCCCGCTGAACATGCACACCCTGTCGATCATTGCACCCTTCGCGTTGGCGATGGCTTTGGTCGGACTTCTCGAATCACTTATGACCGCAAAGCTTGTCGACGACATCACCGACACGCACTCGAACAAAACTCGCGAAGGCTGGGGCCAGGGCGTCGCGAATCTCGTCACCGGATTCTTCGGCGGCATGGGCGGTTGCGCCATGATCGGCCAGACGATGATCAACGTCAAGGTTTCCGGCGCGCGCACCCGCATCTCCACCTTCCTGGCCGGAGTTTTCCTACTGATCCTGGTTGTCGGTCTCGGCGGGCTCGTCGCCAAAATCCCGATGGCCGTGCTGGTCGCAGTCATGATCATGGTGTCCGTCGGAACACTGGATTGGCACAGTATCAACCCGAAAACCTTGCGTCGCATGCCACTCGGCGAGACGATGGTCACGCTCGTGACCGTTGTCGTCACCGTGACGACGCACAACCTGGCCTACGGTGTCATTGTCGGAGTTATCACCGCGATGGTCGTCTTCGCCCGGCGCGTAGCGCATCTGACCGAAGTGGTCGACATTGCGCATCCCGACGAGAACACCCGCGTCTATGCGGTGCGCGGCGAACTGTTCTTCGCGTCGAGCAATGATCTGATCTACCAATTCGACTACGCCGGCGATCCGGAGAACGTGATTGTCGACCTCTCCGACGCTCATATCTGGGATGCCTCCACCGTGGCAACTTTGGACGCGATCACCACGAAGTACGCAGCCCGAGGCAAGAACGTCGAGATCATCGGCCTGGACAAGGCGTCCGCCGAACGCCACGTTCGACTGTCCGGCCAAATGGGGGCGGGCAGCTGACATGGCGAATGAACACATGCAGATCGGCCAGGTAGCCGAACGCACCGAGTTGTCGATCAAAACCATTCGTCACTACGACGACGTAGGACTGGTGACACCGTCGGCGCGCAGCACCGGTGGGTTCCGCCTCTACACCGAATCCGATATCAGTCGACTTCTGGTGATCCGGCGGATGAAACCACTGGGATTCACTCTCGAAGAGATGAAGAGGCTCCTCGATTCCCTCGAAATCCTGGCCGACGCCTCAGACGACTCATCGCACACGGCCGCAACCGAATTCATCGCCGACTGCCACACTCGCGCCGAGGACAGCTGCCGGCATCTGCGCCGGCAACTTACGTATGCCGAGGAGTTGACGGCACTGCTCGCCGAGCACAGTCAGCGGCCGTAACAAACCTGGTACCACGCCCCTGAACTAGGCTTGCCTGTATGGCCCGATACTTCGACGTACACCCTGACAACCCGCAGCCCCGCGCGATCAGTCAGATCGTGGAGATGTTGCGGAACGACGCGGTCATCGCCTACCCCACAGATTCCTGCTACGCCCTGGGCTCCCGGATGGAAAACCACTCGGGGACAGACCGGATTCGCGATATCCGGCACCTGAAATCGGACCACCATTTCACGTTGGTGTGTGCGGATTTTGCGCAGCTCGGACACTTCGTGCATGTCAGCAATTCGGCATTTCGCGCCGTGAAGGCCGCCACCCCCGGGCAGTACACATTCATCCTTCCGGCAACGAAGGAAGTTCCCCGTCGCCTCGCGCATGCCAAGAAGAAGACTGTCGGCGTGCGTATCCCCAGCCACCCCGTTGTCCGAGCTTTGCTGCAGGAGTTGGGTGAGCCGATCCTGTCGAGCACCCTGCTGCTGCCGGGCGCCGAAGAA
Proteins encoded:
- a CDS encoding acetyl/propionyl/methylcrotonyl-CoA carboxylase subunit alpha, with the protein product MTTITKLLIANRGEIASRIIRTARQMNIGTVALYSDADQNAPYVQEADESVHLKGTAPADTYLRGDLVLAAAERTGADAIHPGYGFLSENEGFARSCAAAGIIFVGPSPEAIAAMGSKIEAKRIMEDAGVPVLPGITIDSDDSADPQALIEAARRIGFPVLVKAAFGGGGRGMRMVIDESELVEAVQSARREAASAFGNGTVFLEKFVESPRHIEMQIFGDSHGTLVHLGERECSIQRRYQKIIEESPSTAVDAELRAELGRAAVTAGKALAYEGAGTVEFVMAPDGSFYFLEVNTRLQVEHPVTEMVTGIDLVRGQLLVASGAPLPEEMLDVTPRGHAIEVRLYAEDVAAGFIPVSGTLTTLEFPEFPGLRIDAGFRSGSEVTTFYDPMLAKVIGYGRDREEARNLVARALAETTVHGVTTNRDLLVGILCESEFREGKTDTGYLARHDAAELMLRRDADQARKIHALVAALAAQAGRRTSTPVLPGLPSGFRTLVSGPQSVTYRCCDDEIDVSYRFGRDGVTAQSGDWKPESVELIEVSCSLVDAAIDGVRRRYRVTRSGAAHYVDSALGSTELIEVERFTDPSTVGEPGSLMAPMPGTVVRIEVSEGQEVALGDPVLVLEAMKMEHTVRAPSSGIVATLPVAVGMQVEAGQVLMIIADEAEVGIE
- a CDS encoding acyl-CoA carboxylase subunit beta, coding for MPVIKSEIDTSSTTYQENRVVQLAAVAALDEQLELVAAGGGARYVQRHHDRGRLLARERIELLLDRDAPFMELSALAAWGTQFNVGAAIVTGVGVVSGIECMIIAHDPTVRGGTMNPYTLRKNLRALEIARTNRLPVVYLVESGGADLPTQSDLFVSAGKIFHDLTEMSSMGIPTIALVFGNSTAGGAYVPGMCDYAVLVDKQAKVFLGGPPLVKMATGEEADDEALGGADMHSRISGLADHFAVDEADCIRIGRDILEHLNWSKLGPGPSLPADQPLYDAAELLGVASGDPRTPFDPRDVIARVADGSRFSEYKPRWGTSLVTGWASIHGFPVGILANARGVLFSEEAKKATEFILLANQTDTPLIFLQNTTGYMVGTEYEQGGIIKDGSKMINAVTNSTVPHITVNMGGSFGAGNYGMSGRAFDPRFMFTWVNAKLAVMGAPQLAGVMSIVAKASAESAGREFDVEADAKRTAEIERQIEDESHPFFVSARVYDDGVIDPRDTRSVLGLALSAAHSNQVAGRRGYGVFRM
- a CDS encoding amidase; its protein translation is MAKCNDATSTAAQISVTTASAMELARSIRTGAVTSRQVVDAHIAVLRAGHDLGAIVANRFTQAQDEADAADRLIAASSADDDLPPLLGVPFTVKEAIPVAGMPFTAGMATRRGTISTTDARAVDRLKGAGAIVMGVTNTSELCLGIESYNSVYGRTRNPYDPRRTAGGSSGGEGAAVGSGGAPFGLGADTGGSIRLPAFFCGVFGHKPSPGLVPSSEQIPSLTAYSGTEVDAMESIGTLARRAEDLMPLLRILSESDLPTTESVNLEGLSVIIPEGTTYFRPLSPEMKTAQDAAAQALSEAGANVQRVQLTALRRSAQFYLIALREHAGTSVSNLFDFFGEAPAQSRRPSWSRTGSLQMTLTIIGDKLPGLLPASARRKITDAGEALAAEVHAAMGDGVILHPAFPRTAPLHNGTLARPWLFGGAAIFNLLGLPVTQVPLGLDTRGLPLGIQVAGAAGNDHVTIRVALELERAMGGWRPPGQA
- a CDS encoding GmrSD restriction endonuclease domain-containing protein produces the protein MASTTISRRSVAAVSIGFAAALVLGGCSSSVAAEIETNSAGSGIGSGITTTSSPQANIDLAATSSALTQLAQIPIKGRAPKTGYDRALFGVAWTDDVDVEFGRNGCDTRNDILRRDLTDLTFKDGNRCTIQTGTLNDPYTSKTIAFTRGQDTSSAVQIDHVVALSDAWQKGAQQLDTQTRTNFANDPRNLLASDGPANQQKSDSDAASWLPPNKGYRCQYVTAQVDVKATYGLWVTQAEHDAIAGVLQDCGGTAPTQQPVATSAPIVTSKPVVTSAPAPVSAPFKNCAAAKAAGAAPVRIGDPGYGPHLDGDGDGVACEK
- a CDS encoding SulP family inorganic anion transporter, giving the protein MATGTLDHTSVLAALRSPRLLKTEVLGGLVVALALIPEAISFSIIAGVDPRVGLFASFTMAVTIAIVGGRPAMISAATGAVALVVAPLTRDYGIDYLIATVLLAGVLQIVLSLLGVAKLMRFIPRSVMVGFVNALAIMIFITQLPHLIDVPWMVYPLLVLSLLILVLLPKLTSAVPAPLVAIVLLTAATIVFALDVPNVGDEGELPSSLPSLMFPDVPLNMHTLSIIAPFALAMALVGLLESLMTAKLVDDITDTHSNKTREGWGQGVANLVTGFFGGMGGCAMIGQTMINVKVSGARTRISTFLAGVFLLILVVGLGGLVAKIPMAVLVAVMIMVSVGTLDWHSINPKTLRRMPLGETMVTLVTVVVTVTTHNLAYGVIVGVITAMVVFARRVAHLTEVVDIAHPDENTRVYAVRGELFFASSNDLIYQFDYAGDPENVIVDLSDAHIWDASTVATLDAITTKYAARGKNVEIIGLDKASAERHVRLSGQMGAGS
- a CDS encoding MerR family transcriptional regulator, which translates into the protein MANEHMQIGQVAERTELSIKTIRHYDDVGLVTPSARSTGGFRLYTESDISRLLVIRRMKPLGFTLEEMKRLLDSLEILADASDDSSHTAATEFIADCHTRAEDSCRHLRRQLTYAEELTALLAEHSQRP
- a CDS encoding L-threonylcarbamoyladenylate synthase, with the translated sequence MARYFDVHPDNPQPRAISQIVEMLRNDAVIAYPTDSCYALGSRMENHSGTDRIRDIRHLKSDHHFTLVCADFAQLGHFVHVSNSAFRAVKAATPGQYTFILPATKEVPRRLAHAKKKTVGVRIPSHPVVRALLQELGEPILSSTLLLPGAEEPMTDGWSIKEELDNQLDAVIDSGDCGTEPTTVVDYSSGVPEVVRIGAGDPSRFE